The following coding sequences are from one Leptolyngbya sp. NIES-3755 window:
- a CDS encoding hypothetical protein (similar to AA sequence:cyanobase_aa:LBDG_25050) has translation MNSSVQFGIVCFVLFFLLSQVFQWAQEITLPLPFFVLGGALLAIASNFDRRAGFPFNLINPPTPEAPTIEPPTIAQSSTPKFPREISFTIRKPEKLDQ, from the coding sequence ATGAATTCTAGTGTGCAGTTTGGAATTGTCTGCTTTGTTCTATTTTTCTTGTTATCTCAAGTATTTCAATGGGCGCAAGAAATCACTTTGCCGTTACCGTTTTTTGTTTTAGGTGGTGCATTACTCGCGATCGCTTCAAACTTCGATCGACGTGCAGGCTTTCCGTTTAACTTAATCAATCCGCCAACTCCCGAAGCTCCCACAATCGAACCTCCAACGATTGCTCAATCTTCTACCCCTAAATTTCCGCGAGAAATCTCGTTCACCATTCGTAAACCTGAAAAACTGGATCAGTAA
- a CDS encoding hypothetical protein (similar to AA sequence:cyanobase_aa:LBDG_25040) translates to MLNRFVLAFVALMMLCLTIAQPAWASLDDDRYDGEIFALYAGNGSLVPPKVTLTDALNRKRPVLLVFYTDDSRDSKRFSNVVSQTQAFYGRVIDILPIRVDSLPIKDKFEPTEPGYYYKGFVPQTVIFDQDGKMRLNEVGSIPYETIDDEFRKIFDLLPRSESLILKRRPVNEINAELVPQTNP, encoded by the coding sequence ATGTTGAATCGTTTCGTATTGGCGTTTGTCGCGCTGATGATGCTCTGTTTGACGATCGCGCAACCCGCTTGGGCAAGTCTCGACGACGATCGCTATGATGGCGAAATCTTTGCGCTCTATGCCGGAAATGGTTCACTCGTGCCGCCGAAAGTGACTTTGACGGATGCGCTGAATCGGAAAAGACCAGTATTACTCGTGTTTTATACCGATGACAGTCGCGATTCTAAACGGTTCTCAAATGTGGTGTCGCAAACTCAGGCGTTCTATGGTCGCGTGATTGACATTTTGCCAATTCGGGTCGATTCGCTTCCGATCAAAGATAAGTTTGAGCCGACAGAACCGGGATACTACTACAAAGGCTTTGTGCCTCAGACGGTGATTTTTGATCAAGATGGAAAAATGCGATTAAACGAGGTTGGATCGATTCCTTATGAAACGATCGATGATGAGTTTCGGAAAATCTTTGATTTACTACCGCGATCGGAATCCTTGATCCTCAAACGCCGTCCGGTGAATGAAATTAACGCTGAACTGGTTCCGCAAACGAATCCTTAA
- a CDS encoding hypothetical protein (conserved hypothetical protein;~similar to AA sequence:cyanobase_aa:AM1_1292) has translation MTKDEPSIVAVVVTSSFKRELKDLKKRYPSIRVDLEPTIKQLEAGETPGDQISGTGYTVYKVRISNRDAKRGKSGGYRVIYYICTPLKVLLVALYSKSDRSDIPADEVKELIQQANKELETENS, from the coding sequence ATGACGAAGGATGAACCGTCAATTGTCGCGGTTGTTGTTACTTCGTCCTTTAAGCGAGAACTGAAAGATTTAAAGAAACGCTATCCGAGTATTCGGGTTGATCTCGAACCGACCATTAAGCAGCTTGAAGCAGGAGAAACTCCAGGCGATCAAATTTCAGGGACAGGCTACACCGTCTACAAGGTTCGCATTTCAAATCGAGATGCAAAACGCGGTAAAAGTGGTGGATATCGAGTGATCTACTACATCTGTACGCCCTTAAAAGTATTGCTGGTTGCACTGTATTCAAAATCAGATCGCTCAGACATTCCTGCGGATGAAGTGAAAGAATTGATTCAACAAGCAAACAAAGAATTAGAAACTGAGAATTCTTGA
- a CDS encoding delta-1-pyrroline-5-carboxylate dehydrogenase (similar to AA sequence:cyanobase_aa:LBDG_07910), with amino-acid sequence MVSQAFDDRYESQTQAIARQLLSATRTDRSWFAQMRDQMQWDDKLLGWAMGNPGLRVQLFRLIDCLPSLKSKPEIARHLQEYMSDRTVELPAALKNLLNFANAESMPGQLAATTLSTAVETLAHKYIAGENLKQVLKTIERLRKEKMAFTVDLLGEAVITEAEAQSYLDRYLDLMAQLTEASKSWSKVEQIDLADGKPLPKVQVSVKLTAFYSQFDPLDEEGSKARVADRARTLLRRAQELGAAVHFDMEQYAYKDLTLATLKALLLEDEFRSRSDVGMTIQGYLRDSKEDLQGLIDWAKERGTPVTVRLVKGAYWDQETIKAVQKDWEQPVFNDKAETDANYEQLTELLLENHEVLNAAIGSHNVRSQAHALAIAKSLNIPKHRIEFQTLYGMGDKLAKAIVDQGYRVRVYCPYGELIPGMSYLIRRLLENTANSSFLRQNLEERPIEELIAAPKAEEHSELKPLDKFENAADTDYADSAKRDRIQAALKSVRQQFGQTYLPLIDGEFVETAEKLKSENPSRFSETVGTIGMVNIDQANQAIESAKSAFPAWRRTPAKERAQILRKAANLFEQRREELIAWMTYEVGKPVKEGDGEVSEAIDFCNYYADEMERLDRGVDYDFPGETNHYRYHPRGIVLVISPWNFPLAIPVGMTVAALVTGNCTLFKPAETSSVIAAKIAEVLIEAGIPRGVFQFIPGEGHSVGAHLVKHPDVHMIVFTGSQAVGCQIYKEAAILQPGQKHLKRVVAEMGGKNAVIIDESADLDQAVQGVVQSAFGYSGQKCSACSRAIVLEPVYETFLARLIEATRSLNIGEAELLSTKVGPVIDGEAQQRIREYIEKGRTEAEVAIELPSPDGGYYVGPIIFANVAPDAKIAQEEIFGPVLAVMRASSFQEALDLANGTPYALTGGLYSRTPSHIEQAQAEFEVGNLYINRGITGAIVARQPFGGFKLSGVGSKAGGVDYLLQFLEPRVVTENVQRQGFAPIEGAE; translated from the coding sequence ATGGTGAGTCAAGCTTTTGATGACCGCTACGAATCTCAAACGCAAGCGATCGCACGTCAGTTACTCAGTGCCACTCGGACAGATCGATCGTGGTTTGCTCAAATGCGCGATCAGATGCAGTGGGATGATAAGTTACTCGGTTGGGCAATGGGCAATCCAGGGTTACGGGTGCAGTTGTTTCGCTTGATCGATTGTTTGCCGTCGCTCAAAAGTAAGCCTGAGATTGCGCGACATTTGCAGGAATATATGAGCGATCGAACGGTTGAACTTCCTGCTGCTCTGAAGAATTTGCTCAATTTTGCCAATGCGGAATCGATGCCCGGACAATTGGCGGCAACCACGCTTTCGACTGCGGTTGAGACTTTAGCACATAAGTACATCGCGGGTGAGAACCTGAAGCAAGTTTTGAAAACGATCGAGCGTCTAAGAAAAGAGAAGATGGCGTTTACGGTCGATTTGCTCGGTGAAGCGGTGATTACTGAGGCGGAAGCGCAATCGTATCTCGATCGATATCTGGATTTGATGGCGCAGTTAACCGAAGCCTCGAAATCTTGGTCGAAAGTCGAGCAGATTGATCTTGCAGATGGAAAACCGCTGCCGAAAGTTCAGGTTTCCGTGAAGCTCACTGCATTCTATTCACAGTTCGATCCGCTCGATGAAGAAGGGAGTAAAGCGCGAGTTGCCGATCGAGCAAGAACTTTGTTACGACGCGCTCAGGAACTTGGAGCAGCAGTTCACTTTGATATGGAGCAATATGCTTACAAAGATTTGACTCTGGCGACTTTAAAAGCGTTGTTGCTAGAAGATGAGTTTCGATCGCGTTCTGATGTTGGAATGACGATTCAGGGCTATCTTCGCGATAGTAAAGAAGATTTGCAAGGATTGATCGATTGGGCGAAAGAGCGTGGCACTCCGGTTACAGTTCGATTAGTTAAAGGGGCGTATTGGGATCAAGAAACGATTAAAGCGGTTCAGAAAGATTGGGAACAGCCAGTGTTTAATGATAAGGCTGAGACTGATGCGAACTATGAACAGTTGACGGAATTGTTGTTAGAGAATCATGAAGTGCTGAATGCAGCGATCGGAAGTCACAATGTGCGATCGCAAGCTCATGCGTTAGCGATCGCGAAATCTCTAAACATTCCCAAACATCGAATCGAGTTCCAAACACTCTATGGAATGGGCGATAAGTTAGCTAAAGCGATCGTCGATCAAGGCTATCGAGTTCGCGTCTATTGTCCTTATGGTGAATTGATTCCAGGAATGTCTTACCTGATTCGCCGATTGTTGGAGAACACAGCGAATAGTTCATTTTTGCGGCAGAACTTAGAGGAAAGACCGATCGAGGAATTGATCGCGGCTCCGAAAGCAGAGGAGCATTCGGAACTAAAGCCGTTAGATAAGTTTGAGAATGCAGCCGATACGGACTATGCGGATAGTGCGAAACGCGATCGTATTCAAGCAGCTCTTAAATCTGTGCGTCAACAGTTCGGACAAACTTACTTACCTCTGATTGATGGTGAATTTGTTGAAACTGCTGAGAAGCTAAAGTCTGAGAATCCCTCTCGGTTTAGTGAGACGGTGGGCACGATCGGTATGGTTAACATTGATCAAGCGAATCAAGCGATCGAGTCCGCGAAATCTGCTTTTCCTGCATGGCGACGCACTCCCGCTAAAGAACGCGCTCAAATTCTTCGCAAAGCTGCCAACTTATTTGAACAACGGCGAGAAGAATTGATCGCTTGGATGACTTACGAAGTTGGTAAGCCTGTCAAAGAAGGAGATGGCGAAGTTTCAGAAGCGATCGATTTCTGTAACTACTACGCCGATGAAATGGAAAGACTCGATCGAGGAGTAGACTACGACTTTCCTGGCGAAACAAACCACTATCGCTATCATCCACGCGGCATTGTTCTAGTCATTTCTCCGTGGAACTTTCCCTTAGCAATTCCTGTGGGTATGACAGTTGCAGCATTAGTCACGGGTAACTGTACCTTGTTCAAACCTGCCGAGACTTCCTCGGTGATTGCTGCCAAGATTGCAGAAGTCCTGATCGAAGCGGGGATTCCTCGTGGTGTATTCCAATTCATCCCTGGTGAGGGGCACAGTGTTGGAGCACATTTAGTGAAGCATCCTGATGTTCACATGATTGTGTTTACTGGATCGCAAGCGGTCGGCTGTCAAATCTACAAAGAGGCTGCAATTCTGCAACCCGGACAGAAACATCTCAAGCGAGTTGTGGCGGAAATGGGTGGAAAGAATGCTGTCATCATTGATGAAAGTGCAGATTTGGATCAAGCAGTTCAAGGGGTGGTGCAATCGGCATTTGGATATAGTGGACAGAAATGTTCGGCTTGTTCTCGTGCGATCGTACTTGAACCTGTGTATGAAACATTCTTGGCGCGACTGATTGAAGCCACTCGATCGCTAAACATCGGAGAAGCAGAATTGCTCAGTACCAAAGTCGGTCCCGTGATCGATGGGGAAGCTCAACAGCGGATTCGAGAATACATTGAAAAGGGACGAACGGAAGCGGAAGTCGCGATCGAGCTTCCCTCTCCTGATGGGGGTTACTATGTGGGTCCAATCATCTTCGCGAATGTTGCTCCCGATGCCAAGATTGCTCAAGAAGAAATTTTTGGTCCAGTTTTAGCAGTGATGAGAGCAAGTTCGTTCCAGGAAGCGTTGGATTTAGCGAATGGAACCCCGTATGCGCTGACAGGCGGATTGTATTCGCGGACTCCATCGCATATCGAGCAAGCACAGGCAGAATTTGAAGTGGGCAACTTGTACATCAATCGGGGCATTACGGGCGCGATCGTCGCTCGTCAACCGTTCGGAGGCTTTAAGCTTTCGGGGGTCGGTTCTAAAGCGGGTGGAGTGGATTATCTGCTTCAGTTTCTTGAGCCGCGAGTGGTGACTGAGAACGTTCAGCGTCAGGGATTTGCGCCGATCGAAGGTGCGGAATAG